The following proteins are encoded in a genomic region of Haloarcula marina:
- a CDS encoding site-2 protease family protein, giving the protein MRNYHITTVWGIPIRVNISLVVFLPVLAWLIGSGSQIELYAGIVGRLAGTPLDVDRLTVGVTPWLIGGTAAVGLFVSVTLHELGHAWAAMRYDLEVESITLWILGGLASFKQMPREWNREFWIAVAGPLTSIAVGAVCYAGVLALPATADVTLFVVGWLAVTNIVLAVFNMLPAFPMDGGRVLRALLARSRPYASATRIAARIGTAFAVLFAVFGVLSFSPILLLLALFIYAAASGESRTVALADLLEGLTVGDIARPTRLSIEADASVEELVDRMFADRSPEFTVTRGGETIGVVTVSDFKALSKAEREADTVADLMETDLPRLQADQSAFDALVELDTSKASAALVESPDGVHVVSREDFASAMEMRRLVGTSGPF; this is encoded by the coding sequence CCCATCCGGGTGAACATCTCGCTGGTCGTCTTTCTCCCAGTGCTGGCGTGGCTCATCGGGAGCGGGTCACAGATAGAACTGTACGCGGGTATCGTCGGCAGACTCGCCGGAACGCCCCTCGACGTGGACCGTCTGACCGTGGGGGTGACGCCGTGGCTCATCGGCGGGACGGCGGCCGTCGGCCTGTTCGTCAGCGTCACGCTCCACGAACTCGGCCACGCGTGGGCGGCGATGCGCTACGACCTCGAAGTCGAGTCCATCACGCTGTGGATTCTCGGTGGGCTGGCGAGTTTCAAGCAGATGCCCCGCGAGTGGAACCGCGAGTTCTGGATCGCCGTGGCGGGACCGCTGACGAGCATCGCCGTCGGCGCGGTCTGTTACGCTGGCGTGCTGGCACTCCCCGCGACCGCGGACGTGACGCTGTTCGTCGTCGGGTGGCTGGCGGTGACGAACATCGTGCTGGCGGTGTTCAACATGCTCCCGGCGTTCCCGATGGACGGCGGGCGCGTGTTGCGGGCGCTCCTCGCCCGCTCTCGCCCGTACGCGTCAGCGACCCGAATCGCGGCCCGCATCGGGACGGCCTTCGCCGTCCTCTTTGCGGTCTTCGGCGTGCTCTCGTTCAGCCCGATTCTACTGTTGCTGGCGCTGTTCATCTACGCCGCGGCCAGCGGAGAGTCCCGGACGGTGGCGCTCGCCGACCTCCTAGAGGGCCTGACCGTCGGCGACATCGCTCGGCCGACGCGACTCTCCATCGAGGCCGACGCGTCCGTCGAGGAACTGGTCGACCGGATGTTCGCCGACCGCTCGCCGGAGTTCACCGTCACCCGGGGTGGCGAGACAATCGGCGTCGTCACCGTCTCGGACTTCAAGGCGCTGTCGAAGGCCGAGCGCGAGGCCGACACCGTCGCCGACCTGATGGAGACGGACCTGCCCCGTCTGCAGGCCGACCAGTCGGCGTTCGACGCGCTGGTCGAACTTGACACCTCCAAGGCGAGCGCCGCCCTCGTCGAGAGTCCCGACGGCGTCCACG